In Akkermansia muciniphila, one DNA window encodes the following:
- a CDS encoding OsmC family protein — translation MTDHYYTSETENVGQFRCETTFIPSNITFATDLPASFEGRAEFPSPGVMLGSTLASCMMSLVSVVAARKGVDLKGMRVLARAAESSRGIEKIELKAIMPLEGSHPLRAMLEKTAMSCPVRQALRPDLETPIEWEWK, via the coding sequence ATGACTGATCATTATTATACCTCCGAAACGGAGAATGTCGGGCAATTCCGCTGCGAAACCACCTTTATTCCTTCCAACATCACTTTTGCCACGGACCTGCCCGCTTCTTTTGAAGGCCGCGCAGAATTCCCCTCCCCCGGCGTCATGCTCGGCTCCACGCTCGCCTCCTGCATGATGAGCCTTGTTTCCGTGGTCGCGGCCAGAAAAGGAGTGGATTTGAAAGGCATGCGCGTTCTGGCGCGTGCGGCGGAATCATCCAGGGGAATTGAAAAAATTGAACTCAAGGCCATCATGCCCCTGGAAGGCAGCCACCCTCTCCGCGCCATGCTGGAAAAAACCGCCATGTCCTGCCCTGTGCGCCAGGCGCTGCGGCCTGATTTGGAAACGCCCATTGAATGGGAATGGAAGTAA
- the metX gene encoding homoserine O-acetyltransferase MetX: MLPPAVQTKFLHLSNSFSLRNGAALDKVCVAYEQYGSLTPEKDNAILLFHALSGSQHAYGYNPEVPDTGSLWKPENHEGWWNSIIGPGKPLDTDRFCIICANYLGGCYGTTGPATPCPADGQPYGSRFPHVEVADQARLQALLLDSLGIERVHLMGPSVGGLIALSFACQFPERVRSFISIGSGYRASIEHRLSLFEQILAIELDPDFQGGDYYRGPAPKKGLAFARIIGHKSFVYQEGLEQRARKEVGGQYGLLTWMTPTRSTQSYMLHQGTKFAERFDANSYIRIADMWAEFDIRDHTPDGTFQTALEGFRRAGIPALVFSIDTDCCFRPAEQQDFAAQLEAAHIPTEFHTIASTKGHDSFLLEPELYAEPIRRILTAKHPKRSA, encoded by the coding sequence ATGCTGCCTCCTGCCGTCCAAACCAAATTCCTGCATCTGTCCAATTCATTCTCCCTGAGGAATGGAGCTGCACTGGACAAGGTATGCGTCGCCTATGAACAGTACGGAAGCCTGACGCCGGAAAAAGACAACGCCATCCTGCTGTTCCATGCCCTTTCCGGCAGTCAGCACGCCTACGGCTACAATCCGGAAGTCCCGGACACCGGCTCCCTCTGGAAACCAGAAAACCACGAAGGCTGGTGGAACAGCATCATCGGCCCCGGCAAGCCGCTGGACACGGACCGCTTCTGCATTATCTGCGCCAATTACCTGGGAGGATGCTACGGCACCACAGGCCCCGCTACCCCCTGCCCTGCGGACGGCCAGCCCTACGGCTCCCGCTTCCCGCATGTGGAGGTCGCAGACCAGGCGCGCCTCCAGGCCCTTCTGCTGGACAGTCTGGGCATAGAACGCGTTCATCTTATGGGTCCCTCCGTGGGCGGCCTGATCGCCCTCAGCTTCGCGTGCCAGTTCCCGGAACGGGTACGGAGCTTCATCTCCATCGGTTCCGGTTACCGGGCTTCCATTGAACACCGCCTGTCCCTGTTTGAACAAATCCTGGCCATTGAGCTTGACCCGGATTTCCAGGGCGGAGATTATTACCGGGGGCCGGCGCCCAAAAAAGGGCTGGCGTTCGCCCGCATCATCGGCCACAAATCATTTGTTTACCAGGAGGGGCTGGAACAGCGCGCCAGAAAAGAGGTGGGTGGCCAATACGGCCTGCTCACGTGGATGACCCCCACCCGCAGCACGCAAAGCTACATGCTTCATCAGGGGACCAAGTTCGCGGAACGCTTTGACGCCAACTCCTATATCCGCATTGCGGATATGTGGGCGGAGTTCGACATCCGCGACCATACCCCGGACGGAACCTTTCAAACCGCCCTGGAAGGCTTCCGCCGCGCAGGGATTCCCGCGCTTGTCTTTTCCATTGATACAGACTGCTGTTTCCGCCCGGCGGAACAGCAGGATTTCGCGGCGCAGCTTGAAGCCGCCCATATTCCCACGGAGTTCCATACCATCGCTTCCACCAAGGGACACGATTCCTTCCTGCTGGAGCCGGAGCTTTATGCGGAACCCATCCGGCGAATTCTGACGGCAAAGCATCCGAAGAGGTCGGCGTAA
- a CDS encoding autotransporter-associated beta strand repeat-containing protein yields MKLHLPLNLLAALMTSFSGVTLGTATLAGVSGLLMTVSQSYAADVAFDGTQVNVAAGGTASYDIGTVTASTTLNFAGAGTATITNLNGTAPEAILTVNRVASGGASLSTLTLNGAGTFNGIISLYSNTTGGSQNNILNLNHAQAAQYATIKLGGHGYTTGASVLKAGVNTSISKLEYNNTAALITGEGTTLTITGNSSSYGGSFGGTVTVDYTGGGTFTLGNSNNGTALTPASSPDATLKISSGTLSLFSGNVTWSQKLVMGDGTTLNVQDGPSVAGYAGYNATSVNSGGFNFSGATTFGSGVNLTSSWGKNVKFSGVLTAASGFSISGGANEYTYYNLLNASNEIGGTIAVTRNFTSLGISSSGSLGNAAVTTSTGSQYVTYYGTAGETADVIGNSITGAGNFVAQSGWVHLSENVALTGTYTVNSGAVLSKVGSINAALAGGRLDAGAGTMTVAGLSGNGVLSASAGTMHFQDAFTVGETMGILANGSGEITGNVTVDGGRLYYTSMDNVGSVLQNVTLTSGLIDFSGFQEFQDLFGSEALVNTSYNLGVDLGSGFTLADVDESLYTISTVDGKTVITFTASGASETVWDSAWGLEEAPSSAIGILANQQDLSLYGIRPSSMQEGFGSVNAVTGTGDLTEVTLAGGYYNTADNATATQITTGIWTDVLGGNYKLIIGGSYANNWRGSGKWDITGDVHTQIQGDTSVNWIVGGNYKDGQAAGITGDVYVSVDGNAVIKGSLIGGGTAAHNSVNNLDGSTHVVVRNMQSVTDETISLNSVVRGFIIGGSAYEANSASCAAITGSTNVTIDLGEASGNFVKSIVGGSYSGGSGAYTIGGDSNVSITAASDAVFTGAVYGGGYSSSGTSTVSGNSSLTLDGGAYAGALYAGGGGTGSSVNGDATLTVKKAVFRRGSTLNASGGTVRGTSSLLLGGYGNTADHAISFSNTVITGFDIVTMFQDSFFTGNLNMDGSSVLALAGGAGTGISVDGTFALSAEGELSLDLSEFGSLTDGMSVLSTTGLSNISSIKVSFADGVAGTVTVSENGKDLVYTAGTLLLWAGGESGTWSAENVWTDGDAPASYEDGLAVSFADQAGVSNSVVQLDSEVSPSSMLVRNSTTRYELTGTGEIAGTAITKEGTGTLVLGTSSILGEGTTVAVSQGVLAFGYDTALPGTGVTWEAGSFLGAANGATVTVDLGAVANPVFSLSPDAGSSIALATPSDIVFGNAIIGEGTVRKTGTGLLKLTGSNSGHIVVQEGDVQVGNGTAPIRWGGAGSSVTLENGTSLIIAGNSSGNSHHTIGSDLILGTNASDAVSLKWVDASQANATNYQHDFTGTVTVNGAVSLVGRENWAKEMGFTGTLTGAGSLTYSRGAGDGRYNANGKLIISGDASGFTGMITMNASNGYSAGLDLRTSVSQGGVTLTSGTDTTGFAFMRVLGDVEIASLDGTANSQVGAVGGARTLTVGSGTYNGTLTDRGIVLSYGATSIAYDESGVLSLTKVGDETLTLGGTVSYTGLTDIQGGTLALTASGATSLRNITMAANTRMTTAGALNLAANAALTLDISSSLGVGGAFGSGTFNLTLNGLEGITEAGEYTLISAASGLDSASAVFNWAGYVGDETLIYELQQTNTALKLVVTSAGDVWIWQGTEGVNWSDTNTGAMWGIEGSAETAAGKDLIFNTAGAGTVTLSGAVNPASITVNNAAGSDYVFVSDGSGKIAQGTLTKRGEGKLTLNLDNTGWNGDISVQQGELVAQVANSLGSGAITVTDGMLTLATAEVQPGMGMINLQGGSLNLASGSFATAFTADNMAWTGGSMILGGEVTATVAKALANGKTVELADGSVLTVSGANDNSALNLNASGTGTVSVGLGTSYGANVLNMSTEFQGTLSVTSGYFQLNNVTMGADGTLKLADSNVRTEWNGTAGGTFANDVVFTGNQVFATKDFTFSGDLSGTAFSTQGAGNITLAGGVNLDGQLKVHRGTVTVNSANVAKLGDSIDIQNNSTLAFARDFSYGGVISGTAGSTVSVNAGTLELTGANTFQGALSIAGGATARLGDGSAWAGSLSGDGSLVIDTAGEITLAAGNTGFTGSTTLAGTGTVTLGGADSLGSGRVTVNDGVLDLASLDAANVILITKGSLENAEAKTAGNVEVAASAGTQGDLNTINLGGLSGSMVGSIVMEDYSRLTGVSGALDMTGKTVTLKLDSGSLTAGGTTGQGVIDADSLTLSAADITINLSNQGVLDLLAANRDSVNGVGLVLTTGTLAVDNFKQIGFSPLLTSLGYTVTEVLGANGTLMVSGNTDLVYLVDTTPDSDDPNIGDYAALDPYKSVGINGTTLHVSLNGAPEASRNGDGLKVSNLVGSDGALVVTNTADDAATNHVVVDLVQDVDAGSNSYGGTISGDHVDFVKKGAETLTVEGNFTGNDSRLTSSEGNIVLNGAGNSLTELELAGGDITLGGRDDGASRITTVETLASGAEGGTLDLGNGTQMVLTGQQAGSHVTEVTISGDGTLTLGGTGTDSSLTLGNGSSLNGVLLDIREGSALSAATGSVNTVSGLAGGGALKLSGAEMTINSSASHTFTGTLDGASGTLNVKSGNGSVQTLKGAGNAGYLLNVSDGGVLTLAGAAGEGGNPAQASYHGITVNGGTLNIGSADDPKTQLTLGSDGLSVTGDSTVAITTSATTVDGLGNPFVTSSGNITLGDGTGEVTLVMNNLDTLVSGSAETLNMELFKTTDGALVSLGGNVTLQDMILGSMYENLELATNDSMTAIILTGTARTENIFRNSSLTRNASTGADILWNSRYHMEEGTVLRDFYTSVLLSQNSGDYSGAARKLAAAAGSTVTSLGIAQRDSLRDQMGWIRNRVAQMGVNPAYVHEDMPYFHMWMQGTGSYAKLDTKGDESGYELTTWGGTVGMDVDINARFTAGAAFTANYGSLTANAADTADGDLDSYYVNLFVRYQSRKWSHLLILTGGWNDAALTRTVNYGTGSYQAHGSTTGAGFGAMYELAYDIALNEDRSVILQPLFNASIVTTRMDGYQESGSAGNAGLRVEDQELTTAAVAVGARLSGLMGSNIFGREALGEVRVNVSQDMGDRRGQANVGFLADPSYTRPVYGAKVGSTAFQIGAGLSVPVGTKGVIFVDGNADVRSGSSSINGSVGYRYNF; encoded by the coding sequence ATGAAATTACACCTCCCTTTGAATTTGTTGGCTGCCCTGATGACCTCCTTTTCCGGAGTAACGCTTGGCACTGCCACGCTGGCAGGAGTTTCTGGTCTTTTGATGACAGTATCACAGTCTTATGCGGCGGATGTAGCCTTTGACGGAACGCAGGTGAATGTGGCGGCGGGAGGTACGGCCTCCTATGACATTGGTACTGTCACGGCTTCTACCACCTTGAATTTTGCCGGAGCCGGCACGGCCACCATCACCAATTTGAACGGAACGGCCCCGGAAGCCATACTGACGGTAAACCGCGTGGCCAGCGGGGGCGCCAGCCTTTCCACGCTGACGTTGAACGGAGCAGGGACCTTCAACGGAATCATTTCCCTTTATTCCAACACGACGGGAGGATCACAGAATAACATCCTGAATCTCAACCACGCGCAGGCTGCCCAATACGCAACGATCAAGCTGGGCGGCCACGGTTACACGACGGGAGCTTCCGTCCTGAAAGCCGGCGTGAACACTTCCATCAGCAAGCTGGAATACAACAATACCGCGGCTCTGATCACCGGGGAGGGGACTACGCTGACCATCACGGGGAATTCTTCCTCCTACGGCGGCAGTTTCGGCGGGACCGTGACAGTGGACTATACGGGGGGAGGGACCTTCACCCTGGGCAATTCCAACAATGGTACGGCGCTTACTCCCGCGTCCTCTCCTGATGCCACTCTTAAAATCAGCAGCGGCACTCTTTCCCTGTTTTCCGGCAATGTCACCTGGTCCCAGAAACTGGTGATGGGTGACGGCACCACGCTGAACGTACAGGACGGTCCTTCCGTGGCGGGGTATGCCGGCTATAACGCCACTTCCGTCAATAGCGGCGGTTTTAACTTTTCCGGAGCGACGACGTTCGGCAGCGGCGTCAATCTGACTTCCAGCTGGGGCAAGAACGTGAAGTTTTCCGGTGTTCTTACCGCGGCAAGCGGTTTCTCCATCAGCGGCGGCGCGAATGAATATACCTATTACAACCTGCTCAATGCCTCCAATGAAATTGGAGGGACGATTGCCGTTACGCGTAACTTCACCTCCCTGGGAATTAGTTCTTCCGGTTCCCTTGGCAATGCTGCCGTAACCACTTCCACTGGTTCCCAGTATGTGACGTATTATGGTACTGCGGGAGAAACGGCGGATGTTATTGGCAACTCCATCACCGGAGCCGGCAACTTTGTTGCCCAGTCGGGATGGGTGCATCTTTCCGAGAACGTAGCGCTTACGGGAACCTATACCGTCAATTCCGGCGCCGTTCTCTCCAAGGTCGGCTCTATCAACGCCGCTCTTGCCGGGGGCAGACTGGATGCGGGGGCCGGAACCATGACCGTGGCGGGGCTGTCGGGAAACGGCGTCCTTTCCGCTTCTGCGGGCACCATGCATTTCCAGGACGCCTTCACGGTAGGGGAAACGATGGGCATCCTTGCCAACGGTTCCGGGGAGATCACGGGCAATGTGACGGTGGATGGAGGCCGCCTGTATTATACTTCCATGGACAATGTAGGCAGCGTGCTGCAGAACGTGACGCTGACTTCCGGCCTCATTGATTTCTCCGGTTTTCAGGAATTCCAGGACCTGTTCGGTTCTGAAGCCCTGGTGAACACCTCCTATAACCTGGGCGTTGATCTGGGGTCTGGCTTCACTCTGGCGGATGTTGACGAATCCCTGTACACAATCAGTACTGTGGACGGAAAAACAGTCATCACTTTTACGGCTTCCGGCGCCAGTGAGACCGTATGGGATTCTGCCTGGGGTCTGGAAGAGGCTCCCTCTTCCGCTATCGGCATATTGGCGAACCAGCAGGATCTGTCCCTCTACGGCATCCGGCCTTCTTCCATGCAGGAGGGATTCGGGTCCGTGAATGCCGTCACCGGAACGGGAGACCTGACGGAAGTGACGCTGGCCGGCGGCTACTACAATACAGCCGACAATGCCACGGCTACGCAAATCACCACCGGCATCTGGACGGATGTGCTGGGGGGCAATTACAAGCTGATTATCGGCGGCAGCTATGCCAACAACTGGAGAGGTTCCGGGAAGTGGGACATTACGGGGGACGTCCATACTCAGATTCAGGGGGACACCTCCGTCAACTGGATAGTGGGCGGCAATTACAAGGACGGCCAGGCGGCAGGCATTACGGGAGACGTTTACGTATCTGTGGACGGGAATGCCGTGATCAAGGGCAGTTTGATAGGCGGCGGCACAGCCGCCCATAATTCCGTAAACAACCTTGACGGCAGCACGCACGTCGTCGTGCGCAACATGCAAAGCGTCACGGACGAAACCATTTCGCTCAACTCCGTCGTCCGGGGCTTCATCATCGGCGGCAGCGCTTATGAAGCCAATTCCGCGTCCTGCGCCGCCATTACCGGAAGCACCAATGTGACGATTGATTTGGGAGAGGCATCCGGCAATTTTGTCAAGAGCATCGTGGGCGGTTCCTATTCGGGCGGTTCCGGGGCATATACGATAGGAGGCGATTCCAACGTCAGCATCACCGCTGCCAGTGACGCCGTCTTTACCGGGGCTGTTTACGGCGGCGGGTACAGTTCTTCAGGAACATCCACCGTCAGCGGCAATTCCAGCCTGACGCTGGATGGGGGCGCTTATGCGGGCGCTCTTTATGCGGGCGGCGGGGGAACAGGATCCTCCGTAAACGGGGACGCTACCCTTACCGTCAAGAAAGCAGTATTCCGTAGGGGCAGCACGCTGAATGCATCAGGAGGCACGGTAAGGGGCACCTCCTCCCTGCTTTTGGGCGGTTACGGAAATACGGCGGATCATGCCATTTCCTTTTCCAATACGGTTATTACCGGTTTTGACATCGTGACCATGTTCCAGGATTCCTTCTTTACGGGGAACCTGAACATGGACGGTTCCAGCGTGCTGGCGCTGGCGGGCGGCGCCGGAACGGGAATCAGCGTGGACGGTACGTTCGCTCTTTCCGCTGAAGGAGAATTGAGCCTGGATCTTTCCGAATTCGGCTCCCTGACAGACGGCATGTCCGTCCTTTCAACTACAGGCCTGTCCAATATATCTTCCATTAAGGTTTCCTTTGCTGACGGCGTGGCGGGAACCGTCACCGTTTCCGAAAACGGCAAAGACCTTGTTTATACGGCGGGAACCCTCCTCTTGTGGGCGGGCGGTGAAAGCGGAACCTGGAGCGCGGAAAACGTCTGGACGGATGGCGACGCCCCCGCCTCGTATGAGGACGGTCTGGCGGTTTCCTTTGCAGACCAGGCCGGAGTCTCTAACTCTGTTGTACAGCTGGATTCCGAGGTTTCGCCAAGCTCCATGCTTGTCCGCAACTCCACCACCCGTTATGAATTGACGGGGACGGGAGAAATAGCCGGTACGGCCATTACCAAGGAAGGAACGGGAACGTTGGTTCTCGGAACCTCTTCCATACTCGGCGAGGGTACTACTGTAGCCGTGTCGCAGGGCGTTCTGGCATTTGGTTATGATACGGCCCTGCCTGGCACGGGGGTAACCTGGGAGGCCGGTTCTTTCCTGGGAGCGGCCAATGGAGCGACGGTGACGGTGGATTTGGGAGCCGTCGCCAACCCGGTATTCTCCCTTTCTCCGGATGCCGGTTCATCGATTGCTCTGGCAACTCCGTCCGACATCGTTTTCGGCAATGCCATCATTGGGGAAGGAACTGTCCGGAAAACCGGCACGGGCTTGTTGAAACTGACGGGGAGCAACTCCGGCCACATCGTGGTGCAGGAGGGGGATGTCCAGGTGGGGAACGGAACCGCGCCCATCCGCTGGGGAGGCGCCGGTTCTTCCGTCACGCTGGAGAACGGCACGTCCCTGATTATTGCCGGCAACAGTTCGGGAAATTCCCACCACACCATTGGTTCCGATTTGATTTTAGGAACAAACGCGTCTGATGCCGTTTCCCTGAAATGGGTGGATGCTTCCCAGGCAAACGCCACCAATTATCAGCATGACTTTACGGGAACCGTTACTGTCAACGGGGCGGTCTCCCTGGTGGGCAGGGAAAACTGGGCCAAGGAAATGGGCTTCACCGGGACGCTCACCGGAGCCGGTTCCCTGACGTACAGCCGCGGAGCGGGCGACGGCAGGTACAATGCCAACGGCAAACTCATCATCAGCGGAGACGCTTCCGGATTTACCGGAATGATCACCATGAATGCCTCAAACGGCTACAGCGCCGGGCTGGATCTGCGCACTTCCGTTTCTCAGGGGGGCGTTACTCTGACATCCGGAACGGACACTACCGGATTTGCCTTCATGCGCGTGCTGGGGGATGTTGAGATTGCCTCTCTGGACGGAACGGCGAATTCCCAGGTGGGAGCCGTAGGCGGCGCGCGTACGCTGACGGTGGGATCCGGCACGTACAACGGCACGCTCACAGACCGCGGTATTGTTCTCTCGTACGGGGCCACTTCCATTGCGTATGACGAATCCGGCGTTTTGTCCCTGACCAAAGTCGGCGATGAGACGCTGACGCTGGGAGGAACGGTCAGCTACACGGGGCTGACGGATATTCAGGGGGGAACGCTCGCCCTTACTGCCTCAGGGGCTACTTCCCTGAGGAACATCACGATGGCGGCCAATACGCGGATGACGACTGCGGGCGCTTTAAACCTGGCTGCCAACGCCGCGCTGACGCTGGATATCAGCTCCTCGCTCGGAGTGGGTGGGGCTTTCGGCTCCGGAACGTTCAACCTTACGCTGAACGGGCTTGAAGGCATTACGGAAGCCGGGGAATATACCCTGATTTCCGCCGCCAGCGGTCTTGATTCCGCCAGCGCCGTCTTTAACTGGGCCGGGTATGTCGGAGACGAAACGCTGATTTACGAACTGCAGCAGACCAATACCGCCCTTAAGCTGGTAGTGACTTCCGCCGGGGACGTGTGGATCTGGCAGGGAACGGAAGGCGTGAACTGGAGCGATACGAACACGGGCGCCATGTGGGGCATTGAAGGCTCCGCGGAAACGGCTGCCGGGAAGGATCTGATCTTCAACACGGCCGGAGCAGGAACCGTCACCCTGTCCGGGGCTGTGAATCCGGCCTCCATCACGGTCAACAACGCCGCCGGCAGCGACTATGTCTTCGTTTCCGACGGCTCCGGAAAAATCGCCCAGGGAACGCTGACCAAGCGCGGCGAAGGGAAGTTGACCCTTAATTTGGACAACACGGGCTGGAACGGGGATATTTCCGTCCAGCAGGGCGAACTGGTGGCTCAGGTCGCCAACTCCCTGGGGTCCGGCGCCATTACCGTTACGGACGGCATGCTCACGCTGGCTACTGCGGAAGTTCAGCCGGGAATGGGCATGATCAACCTGCAGGGCGGCAGCCTCAATCTGGCTTCCGGTTCTTTTGCCACGGCGTTTACCGCAGACAACATGGCCTGGACGGGCGGTTCCATGATACTGGGCGGGGAGGTGACCGCCACCGTCGCCAAGGCTCTGGCCAATGGGAAAACCGTGGAACTGGCGGACGGTTCCGTACTGACGGTCAGCGGGGCTAATGACAACTCGGCGCTGAACCTGAATGCCTCCGGCACTGGTACCGTTTCCGTGGGCCTGGGAACCAGCTATGGGGCCAATGTTCTGAACATGAGTACGGAATTTCAGGGAACCCTGTCCGTGACGTCCGGCTATTTCCAGTTGAATAACGTAACGATGGGTGCGGACGGCACGCTGAAACTGGCGGATTCCAACGTCCGTACGGAATGGAACGGAACAGCCGGAGGAACGTTTGCCAATGACGTTGTCTTTACGGGCAACCAGGTCTTTGCCACCAAGGATTTCACCTTCAGCGGCGATTTGAGCGGAACGGCGTTCTCCACCCAGGGCGCGGGCAATATTACCTTGGCGGGCGGCGTCAACCTGGACGGTCAGCTCAAGGTGCACCGCGGCACGGTTACCGTGAATTCCGCCAATGTGGCCAAACTGGGGGACAGCATTGACATTCAGAACAACTCCACGCTGGCCTTTGCCCGCGATTTCTCCTACGGAGGCGTCATCAGCGGCACGGCCGGCAGCACGGTATCCGTAAACGCCGGAACGCTGGAACTCACTGGAGCGAACACCTTCCAGGGCGCACTCTCCATTGCGGGCGGCGCTACGGCGCGTCTGGGTGACGGGAGCGCCTGGGCCGGGTCCCTCTCCGGAGACGGCTCCCTGGTCATCGATACTGCCGGAGAGATAACGCTGGCGGCCGGCAACACCGGGTTCACCGGTTCCACTACCCTCGCGGGAACGGGCACCGTTACTTTGGGAGGGGCTGACTCCCTGGGGTCCGGGCGGGTCACCGTCAACGACGGCGTTCTTGATCTGGCTTCCCTGGATGCGGCCAACGTCATTCTGATTACGAAGGGCAGCTTGGAAAACGCGGAAGCCAAAACCGCCGGGAATGTGGAAGTAGCCGCTTCCGCCGGAACGCAGGGAGACCTGAATACGATCAACCTGGGCGGTTTGTCCGGTTCCATGGTCGGCTCCATCGTCATGGAGGATTACTCCCGGCTTACAGGCGTTTCCGGGGCTCTGGACATGACGGGCAAGACGGTGACGCTGAAGCTGGATTCCGGCAGCCTTACCGCGGGCGGAACAACCGGACAGGGCGTCATTGATGCGGACAGCCTGACGCTCTCCGCCGCCGACATAACCATCAACCTTAGCAACCAGGGCGTTCTGGACCTGCTCGCCGCCAACCGGGATTCCGTTAACGGCGTAGGGCTTGTACTGACAACGGGAACCCTTGCTGTGGACAATTTCAAGCAAATCGGATTCTCTCCTCTTCTGACTTCTCTCGGTTATACCGTGACGGAAGTCCTGGGTGCGAACGGGACGCTGATGGTCAGCGGCAATACGGATCTTGTCTATCTGGTGGACACCACCCCCGATTCAGACGACCCCAATATCGGCGATTACGCCGCTCTGGATCCCTACAAGTCCGTCGGTATTAATGGCACCACGCTTCATGTGAGCCTGAACGGGGCGCCGGAAGCCTCCCGGAACGGAGACGGCCTGAAAGTCAGCAATCTGGTCGGCAGCGACGGTGCGCTGGTGGTGACGAATACGGCGGATGATGCGGCCACCAACCACGTCGTGGTGGATCTGGTTCAGGACGTTGACGCCGGCAGCAACAGCTACGGCGGAACCATCAGCGGGGACCATGTGGATTTTGTCAAAAAAGGCGCGGAAACCCTCACCGTGGAGGGCAACTTCACCGGAAATGATTCCAGGCTCACTTCCTCGGAAGGGAACATCGTCCTGAACGGCGCCGGCAATAGCCTTACTGAGCTGGAACTCGCGGGCGGAGACATAACGCTGGGCGGCCGTGATGACGGCGCGTCCCGCATAACTACGGTGGAAACACTGGCTTCCGGCGCGGAGGGGGGAACTCTCGACCTGGGTAACGGAACCCAGATGGTTCTTACCGGCCAGCAGGCCGGTAGCCATGTCACGGAGGTGACTATCTCCGGGGACGGTACGCTGACCCTGGGCGGCACGGGCACGGACTCCTCCCTGACATTGGGCAACGGCTCTTCCCTGAATGGTGTTCTGCTGGACATCCGTGAAGGTTCCGCCCTGTCCGCGGCAACCGGTTCCGTGAATACCGTTTCCGGATTGGCGGGCGGCGGAGCCCTGAAGCTGAGCGGCGCGGAAATGACGATCAACTCCTCCGCCTCCCATACCTTTACCGGTACGCTGGACGGGGCATCCGGAACGCTCAACGTCAAATCCGGCAACGGAAGCGTCCAGACTCTCAAGGGTGCGGGCAATGCGGGTTATCTCCTGAATGTGAGTGACGGCGGCGTCCTGACCCTGGCCGGAGCGGCAGGGGAGGGCGGCAATCCCGCCCAGGCTTCCTATCATGGGATTACCGTGAACGGCGGCACGCTCAATATCGGCAGTGCGGACGATCCTAAAACCCAGCTGACGCTTGGCTCGGACGGCCTGAGCGTAACGGGGGACAGCACGGTTGCCATTACCACTTCCGCCACCACGGTGGACGGCCTGGGCAATCCTTTCGTTACTTCCAGCGGCAACATTACGCTGGGAGACGGGACGGGAGAAGTCACGCTGGTCATGAACAACCTGGATACCCTGGTTTCCGGGAGCGCGGAAACGCTGAATATGGAATTGTTCAAGACGACGGACGGCGCGCTGGTGTCCCTGGGCGGCAACGTCACCCTTCAGGACATGATTCTTGGCTCCATGTATGAAAATCTGGAGCTGGCCACCAATGACAGCATGACGGCCATCATCCTCACCGGCACGGCGCGCACGGAAAACATTTTCCGTAACTCGTCCCTGACGCGGAATGCCTCCACGGGAGCGGACATCCTCTGGAATTCCCGCTACCACATGGAGGAGGGCACTGTTTTGCGCGATTTCTACACCTCTGTTCTTCTTTCCCAGAACTCTGGCGACTATTCCGGGGCCGCCCGCAAACTGGCCGCCGCCGCCGGCAGCACGGTCACCAGCCTGGGCATCGCCCAGCGCGACTCCCTGCGTGACCAGATGGGCTGGATACGCAACCGCGTGGCGCAGATGGGCGTTAATCCCGCATACGTTCATGAGGACATGCCCTACTTCCATATGTGGATGCAGGGGACAGGGTCCTATGCCAAGCTGGATACCAAGGGCGATGAAAGCGGCTACGAACTTACTACCTGGGGCGGCACGGTAGGCATGGACGTGGATATCAACGCCCGCTTTACGGCGGGAGCGGCGTTTACGGCCAATTACGGAAGCCTGACAGCCAATGCTGCGGATACGGCGGATGGAGACCTGGACAGTTACTATGTCAATTTGTTCGTCCGCTACCAGTCCCGCAAATGGTCCCATCTGCTGATCCTGACGGGCGGCTGGAATGATGCCGCGCTGACGCGCACGGTGAACTATGGTACGGGTTCTTACCAGGCCCACGGCAGTACGACGGGGGCCGGTTTCGGAGCCATGTACGAATTGGCGTATGACATCGCTCTCAATGAAGACAGGAGCGTGATTCTCCAGCCTTTATTCAACGCTTCCATTGTGACGACCCGCATGGACGGTTATCAGGAAAGCGGCTCTGCCGGAAATGCCGGATTGAGGGTGGAAGACCAGGAACTGACCACGGCGGCAGTCGCTGTGGGCGCCCGTCTTTCCGGCCTCATGGGGTCCAACATCTTCGGGCGTGAAGCGCTGGGAGAGGTACGGGTGAACGTTTCCCAGGATATGGGAGACCGCCGCGGACAGGCCAATGTGGGCTTCCTGGCGGATCCTTCCTATACGCGTCCGGTATATGGCGCCAAGGTTGGAAGCACGGCCTTCCAGATTGGTGCGGGGCTGAGCGTTCCCGTGGGCACCAAGGGCGTCATTTTCGTGGACGGCAACGCGGATGTCCGCAGCGGTTCCAGCTCCATCAACGGGAGCGTCGGCTACCGCTACAACTTCTAA